The Castanea sativa cultivar Marrone di Chiusa Pesio chromosome 4, ASM4071231v1 sequence CAAGTACATAACACtgtaatgaaaatttcaaatatgtttgcATTACACACATATTAGTCCAAAGCTAATACTAAATATCACATAACTTAGTTTAAAGTTAATACAACATAGCAAATACAACATAGTTCATACAACATAGCTAACTTAGTTTAAAGCTAATACAACATAGTTAATACCACATCAAAGTTAGTCACTTCTTCTGCCTATAAATTATTGCTTGTAGCCACTTCAGCTGTGACTCTAGGTCCTTAAAAGTTAGGAACATCTCCCTACGTGacttttttagaaagagaatgGAAGCTTCAACCACAAACGCAAAATCCACTCCAGGAAGTGCTTTCACAATCGCCATTACATTATCAATTGAACTTGGTGACTCTCGAGAAGTACCTTCAGACCTATTCTGACATACAGTTATTAACTCACTAATACGATTGTCCAACATTGCAGCTCctcctatcttcttctttttcttctgtgaGGGTATTGATTCACTAGCTCGCTTTTGTCCTGAACTACGTGATTGACTAGTATTTCCTTGCTGCAAACTACCAATGTCTAAACTCATGTCACATTGGTTATCCTTAAATTTGGAGCTACCATCTGAATCACCAACACCCTCTTTTGGCATTGTTGGAGGTAATGTACCTGAAGAAGGGGTCCATGCAGCTACCCCAGTTGCTGCAACATCCCTAAACATTATCTCAAGTTGTTCTAGATTCTGTGGACCTTTCTTTCGGAATTTTTTAGCTTTGGGTAATTCCTACAAaatgtaattgtaatttcactcatataagaataatatatatatatatatatatatatatatatatatatatatatatatatatatatatataaactatctCCAACTAACTACAATAAAATACTCAACTCACCTTCAACTTCAGGTCCCACCAACAATCAGGAGCGGCAATCGTTCCCTTCGCTGCATCCCAACCTAAACCTGTGTCAAGATTCCTTAATTTTTCCCACACTCTCCAATCACCTTTTAATACATCCCACCTACTTTTTAATTGGTCCTTATCATAGTTTTGACCAGTCTCCTCACAAAATTTGGTCACCAAATTGAACCAACCTTCGGGTCTAAAGGCAGCACCTTTTGTTCTATTCCCGGCTTGAATGTGTCAATTTCCTCAAGTAActagttcatattttttattatgcagTGCATTCCTAGAGTATATATGAAGTATATTATGCATGACCCATCGCCAAGCGGTGATGAGCAATGATGCCTGGGCACGCCCCAGAAGAAGGCGGCCGATGCCTGATGCTTTGGGCATGCTCCAGCCACGAGCCGATGCGGCATCAGCTGTCGTCGCCTGGGCATGACCCATCGACGGCAAGCTGATGCAGCGCTGCGGCATGCTGCCAGGGCAGCAGCTTGCTGGGCATGCCCAGCAGCAGCTGATGAAAAGTTGATGTATGGTGTCTATAAACTTCAACTACATGCTCAACGGTAGTCCAGTGGTTAAACACAAAAAAGGTCCAGCAATATACGAATTAGACTAGTTCTGATCAtgtcttccttcttttttttgggtttaatacACAGTCATGTCATGTAATTTCATATTCCAATAGTAAATCCATACTAGAGACAaactcaataataaaaaatacatcaTATCCATCTATAGGAAAATATTAATGCATAAATATTGGTCTTAgctaaagatagtaacttcattTCCCTCAAGctatttggtcttttttttcttctatttgttAAGGTGTGCAAACTATTGGACAAAATGCATTGTGTTTAGCATTTAACAGACACATGCAAAGTttcataaacattaaaaaaagaaaaatcaataaatcataatatGGTTTCAAACAAAGTTAGATCAAATACACCCAATcaacaaacaaatttcaaaacccaATCAACTAAAGAACCAAATGGGTCATCATTAAATCTCCAAaccctcaaaaactcaaaaaggtACAAATAAAGTTAGATCAAATACACCATGTTTCAgatcttacaaaaaaaaaaaaaaaattcagatcacTGTTGGTACCTGGTGGATTTTGGTAGCAGATCAGTCTTGGTTGGTGCCTTTTTGATCAAATGCGTACCTTCAAGATTCCTGTCTCagatcagaaaaaaaaaatttaaaacaaaaaaattacacttcAGAGAAAACGAAGAaagcagaagaggaagaagaagaagaggacgaagaagaagaggaagaagaaagcagaagaggaagaaaaagaagaagtcacaGATGACTTACCACAGGGAGATCGGTAGCAGCACGGAGAATCAAGAgcagagaagagatgagaggaatTATTACACAGCAATTTCAGCGAAGCAGGAAATGAGATGAGAGGGTGATTCGGTAATTTTAGGTCTCAGCTCAATGGATAGCTGAAAACGTTGATGCGCGTTTTCGTTATGGACCTTCAGACCACCATTTCTGATTTCAGCCTTTTTGCCTTTGCCTTAAAACGCaacttttatctaaaatttgcGTTTAGGCTTCACCAAACGCCCAGCCACTGCCAGCTTTATGTAAAAGCTACGTTTTGGGTcctaaaagcccaaccaaacggacactaaatgatgtcaacattttatctaccttttttttttttttgtctttttcttaaaattatagtattaccaaatttttacaatttttattgcAGCTCTGAGGCGAAAGAGtgtaattaatgaagaaaaaatagtaaatttatatataaataatagtaaattatttataatttattataacataattaagtcaaaaaaattgtaaaataatttataattttaaaactatttagcaacgtagttttaatatatttttacacacttttttatcgacacatatatcaaaaacacttaCACAACATAACTTAAATTACTCTCACAAACaacttcttttattaaaaatagttttagaatTACACATTTACGCAACAACTTCTTTAGCATACTTTTTGCCCCCAACAACCTAATAATTCTGCAGTTTAAATGATGTCAGCAGGCTGACGTTGTAGTCCGGCCTTAATAATTTTGCATAGAGAAATGAAAACGACGGTTGTACTGTGATTGGGAGCTGTCCATGGCATGCACGTGGAAACGTTTCTTTTATCAATGAGAGGTAAGTCCAAATTCGGGGCTTCATCATTAATTTTCTGGGCCAGAAACGTGCACAATTAAACGGGGATGCACtcacagagaaaaaaaaaaaaaaaaaaatcaaagaaagtttcatAAGTGCCCTTTATTTATATCACTGTATAATTCTCACTTTATGAATAGTACCATTTAATTCCTGTAACTAGAGAATATATATGAtgctaaaaagtaaaagagtaaaataatattttggtcGGTAGTTACTTcagtaattatttttttaaaataattattaaaaaatttaaattatacaaaatttattaaaaaaatttagatattgacaaaaaaaaagatacataaatatataaattcttacaattttttgtaccatttatttatttattttgaaatcattataTGATCGTTATCAATATtgtaagttatatttttttcaaaattttagtttaataaaaattttcttggggttttttttttttttttttgtaagggtctaatatattgttaagggaaccaaaatttgactacaaatttcattgtagcCTATGGCTACACCTTTCACTAGAGTgattaaacaaattaacatggttacatattttgaaaatctaaccatagAATTACATGTTATTTACATTCTTAAAATACATGATAAATTTTATGCCAAtagaatgttatttactatttgattcataaacttatttttctatgcataattttaagttacaaaaatttgaaatataaacatttgattgatgacataactattatctttgatttttttgaaattttgcaagtatgaaagatataagaaaaaaatataatataaaagtgtatttgtcaaaattcacatttaataaaaaaaatatcgaATAAAGTTGTAACTTTAGTCTaaaaccaagttttttttttttgccaaattttgttcaaagttTATTTATGTCgggcctaaaaaaatttaggttggtcacaaatttttttagggtaaaaaaatcacaaaacttttaaatatatatatatatatatatatattttcaggtcagggtggtcctatGACCACCCTGCCTTCAATGTGGAACCTCCCTTGATTTTGATTcctaaattttatcaaaaattttttttttcacctctaaattctaaaaattcttttttcatccttaaactattaaaaaattcatcttttgtccttaaactattgaacattttttatttatgttcttaaaatttacaaaaagtttgcttttcatctctaaactattgaaaaaagttatttttttaatccctatttttgtctctaaactattgGAAAAACTTTTTAGAAAGCTTAGGGGTGAAAAAAGAACTTTGTAAAATTTAGGGATgaaatacaaatttttattaaaatttaaggaccaattaaaataatatttcaaccaaaggaaaaagacaaaaatttttttttttttgatgaataaaaagACAAGTTTGGAAAAAGTAATGAAACCATGGATCATGAATATGTTTTGCGCTATCATAATTCTTTGCATTAAAGACAGAGTGAAgatgtcattttatttatttatttacttttcttattTCTTCCATGATACCAGTAATCTAATGAAATTATTACAAACCCATGACACATTTAGCCAGCAgcatttagtttttgctaaaagttAATAATTGTCTATAGCCAGAAGCACCACTAATGCTTCTTCCCTGTCTTACAGGTCTGCCTTCACTCTtcattttatactaaaaaattatatgaccATACGTTGAACCAAGACTTTTGTCTACACACGGCAAAGTGGCAAACCAGGAGGAGAAAAAGTCAAACTGATAGGCAGTGAGGATAATTATTGCagaagttgtgatttttttttttaaatgaaagaagTTATCTAAAGTCACTCTCTTAAGTCATAGTCCGTGAAAGCCTTGAACTTGCAGTGTTAAGTCATATTAAGAGagggtttggatccagcttTTTTTTGCTGCGTTcacgttttgattttttttttttttttttttttttctgctgcggGGATAAGTGTGCAGTGCGCGCACTATGTGCATACTGTACGTATACTGTACGCACACTATTCacgtacttttttagcaattttttattaaaaataggtcctgcagcactattcatacatttaaaaattattttgctacagtgttttcaattttcagtaataagttctatccaaatggaccctaagtCACTCTCTTAAGTCTTACCTCATCAATCACTAAAACAGTCCAAACTCatcttctcactctctctctctgtgaaagCCTTGAACTTGTATAATCTATTTTCTATCCATCTAATCTCATTTACAACTCTGTTTCCAAACAGTGTCCTTCTCTCACCGTTCAAAATTATTATCACATGCCCCACAAATGTGTTTCTTTTGGTTATAAATTGTTGGGCCTTTACAGTTTACATGTCTCAGACTTCAATTAAGGTTTACTCTGAAATGGGCTTGCTTAAGTTTCCATTGGTGGTTTTACTTTGCTcggttttttctcttttgggttTCATAGTACTCTGTGATGACTCCGAGCTCACTGTGAAGTTCTTGAAGACTCCCCATGCATTCTCAAAACTTAAGTCAACCATATTCGTCTTTGAAGTTCTTGTGGGTGGGGGTGGCACTTGCACCAATTGTAATATCACTTGCAAGGTACGTTAAGCTCTATAGTAATACTTTGAGCTAGTTTTACTTAGCTTTTCGTTTTGGGTGctctgatctctctctctctctctctctctctctcatgagtTTATATGTTTCATGGTTCTTAAGTTAATGTAAGGAAGTTGGTTGATGATTTCAGAGAGTAATTAGCACTTCTTTCCAATTCGTAAGGATGTAATGAACTTAAATTTTCGCTTAGAGTTTAGACTAATCAAGAAAACTATTTGGAATTTAGTTTATTCATATGtacatatttttgtatttttctgtaGTTGATAAGATTATTATAATGAACGATTACTCATATAGTTGCTATTTAGTCATATTCTTCATGGTGCCAAACTAaattattggaatttttttttttgggtgctttgTGTGTGTTCCAACTCATCGGTAAGTGGGAAGTGAAAAAGCTCATCATGGTTTGATTTATTTGGAAAACTTTGGATTTTCTCTTGATGTCCATTTGGCTTGTTCCACAAAATAATAGGTTAATAAACTTGTTGTTGCAGCTGGATGATGGAATTGCTTCGAATTGTGAAAGTAGGATGGTTTCGTATGCAGGGTTGCAGGATGGAAATCATACATTTGAGGTTTGCACCAACGGATCTCAAGGAGTTGGCTGCGGTAGCTATAACTGGACTGTTGGTTAAGaaccttccttttcttccttttcttattgttattatattttcttcaattACCACTCAACTTAAAATAAGACCTTCTTGCTTGAAACTCTTCAACAGTTTTGTTAAgaccttctttttcttattgTGTTCTTTAGTACCCAATTTCTAATGTATACATTTTTCTGAAAATGGGCTCTACGAAATTAATCtactcaattttcaattttgtatgAAATGCATAAGATTTACCTTACTATTCATATTCTTGAAGACTCAAACAAACCATTCATTGAGGTTTGTTTGACACTTTATCAAGTCTGCTAAGAATGAAGCCACTTGAAGTTAGGGAGGATGGATTTGCTATTGGTGCGGCAGCTCCAGCGTCTAGCTTTGTTGCTTAACTGctaaggtttaaaaaaaaattaatttttttatgcgTGCGTTTGCTATtaggtaaagacaaaattattttgtttaaatttttttagagtgctgaattgtttgttttgggtaaaattggttggttgcgcttaattgtttttaagttattattggtattttttgttgttaggttaatttttttgggcttgtatattttgttttagattttaggtttataaattttttttatgccctttaaaatgagaaaaatgctagagatacaaatgaGTCTAGAtgcaaaccaataagaatttaccACTTCAGttctttgtaaaaattttatagaaaagtTTGTGGTTATagtattactcttaaaagaataaatgatattattaagggagtgaaaagtataattttttagaacaaaattgctaaaatttataCCTATATATATTAGACATGACAAACAGGTGGGTCGGGTTGtgtttgggttgggttgggtcaaacAGGTTGGGGGTCAAAACGGGTCATTTTTAGCAGGTTAAAAATGGGTTTGAGTCAATCAGGTTGCAAGTCGGGTTGGGTCAGGTTGGGTCAGGTTGGGTCAGGTTGGGTTGacttgtatttttcacatgatttttttaaaaatttttttacaaagaaaataTGTATTTGCCGTTTGGAAAGTCATGCAATAAATTACTTGAtataaaatgcattactttgGATTCACcgcttatataaaaaatgaactcaattaaacttattaatacttattcaataattttaaaattatacaaatcccaACATttcaaactaaaacaaaataacacgaagataagtaaaaaaaatacacaaattttatttctacCCAATATCAGCatctcaaaatattaaaaaaaaaaaaatttagaaatgacttattggataactcatttgataaagaataaaaacatataaaaaatttacaatcttgaaaattaattttataatctattatcaattatggttgacattttatttcaatttaaggatatacattaaagtttgattgtttacttatttataaatGGTCTcatttatgaatatcatatcattgttaagcaacacacaccGTAAGAAATATcatgatttattttaaaaacctgTTTATTTaagacataaattgttaaaaaatagatCTAAGTATTCATAATTAATGCAGACTTGATACTTTGGCTTCATTATTTTCACATTTATGAATGTTTTTCACgcatgtctacaattttaaatctatgtttttaacCTTACTATAACTAGAGTATCTTGGCATAtactttgctatttgatatttaaaaatatttatttattacaaaatgctcaaccattcatctttcaattcaTTTGCATGCATTTATGTAAATGtttcaattgtttccttaaaactcacaacaaacaattaaaccaatattgttttaattttattattttttttaccaatttttttattttatttttaa is a genomic window containing:
- the LOC142632958 gene encoding uncharacterized protein LOC142632958; its protein translation is MPQRCISLPSMGHAQATTADAASARGWSMPKASGIGRLLLGRAQASLLITAWWDVLKGDWRVWEKLRNLDTGLGWDAAKGTIAAPDCWWDLKLKELPKAKKFRKKGPQNLEQLEIMFRDVAATGVAAWTPSSGTLPPTMPKEGVGDSDGSSKFKDNQCDMSLDIGSLQQGNTSQSRSSGQKRASESIPSQKKKKKIGGAAMLDNRISELITVCQNRSEGTSRESPSSIDNVMAIVKALPGVDFAFVVEASILFLKKSRREMFLTFKDLESQLKWLQAIIYRQKK